TCTTTGGCTCCTCTCCGTCAAGGCCGAAGCGCTCCCTTATGACCACCTTCTCGTTCTCGTCAAGGCATTCGAGCCACTTCCTCACCTTTTCAGCCCTGTCCGCCATGTCAACGGCCTCCATGGGCGGCGGGAAGGTCTCGTCGACTATCCTTTCCATGAGCGACTGGTCGGCGTCCTCCGCGACCGGGCTCTCAAGGGAGTAGCTCTTACGAGTTATCCCGTTGAGCTTCTTTACATACCTTCCTGAAAGGCCCGTCCTCTCGGAAAGCTCCCTTATGTCCGGCTCACGTCCCAGTTCGCTCGTTAAGTCCCTCTCGGCCCTGGCCATCCTGGCGAGGTCGGTCGAGACGTGTATCGGAAGCCTCACCGTATCGGCCTGGTTTGCTACGGCCCTGTCTATCGACTGCTTTATCCAGTAGGTCGCGTAAGTCGAAAACTTGCATCCCTTTGAGGCGCTGAAGCGCTCCGCCGATTTTATGAGGCCTATGTTCCCTTCCTCTATGAGGTCCTGGAGCGGAAGGCCCCTGTTGAGGTGCCTTTTGGCGATATTCACGACTAGCCTCAGGTTCGCCTCTATGAGCGTCTTCCGGGCCTCGCCGTCGCCCTTCGCTATCCTCCTTGCAAGCGCCTTTTCCTCGGCTGCCGTAAGGAGCCTTATCTTCCTTATTTCTCTGAAGTACGCTGTTACCGAGTCGGAGCCGGCCTTTTTCTCTCCGGACTCTCCGGTTGACGGCGGCCTGCCCCTTCGGACCGGCCGCGCTGTATCGTCCTTTTCCATGGCCTCCCCCTGTATCAGGCGAGGCCTGCCGTTACGGCGGATTGCCAACTTATCAGGAAGAGCGGGATAATCCCGTAGTCAGTGGTTATTTCATCAGGTAAACGAGAACCGGGAGCCTTGACTCCCGGTCCTCCAGCATCAGAAGTTCGCCTCGGCGTATTTCTCCAACCCCGCCTGATCGGGCTTCATCCCCTTCTCTCCCTGTTTCCAGTTGGCCGGGCAGACCTCGCCGTATTTTTCGTTGAACTGGATCGCGTCCAGCACCCTCAAGACCTCGTCCACGTTCCTTCCTAGCGGGAGGTCGTTTATGGTTATGTGGCGTATCTTGCCGAGCTTGTCTATGATAAACAGGCCTCTCAGGGCTATGCCCGGCTTCTCCACAAGCACGCCGTAGCTCCTGCTTATGGATTTGTCGAGGTCGGAGACGAGCGGGTATTCTATTTCCCCTATGCCGCCTTTTTTCCTGGGGGTGTTCCTCCAGGCGATGTGCGAGAACTGGCTGTCGACCGAGACCCCCATCACCTGCGCGTTCCTGGCGTGGAACTCGTCTATCCTGTCGCTCATCGATATTATTTCGGTCGGGCATACGAACGTGAAGTCGAGCGGGTAGAAAAAGAGCACCACGTACTTGCCCCTGTAATCCGAGAGCTTGATCTCCTTTACCGAGCCGTCCTCCATGACCGAAGTCGCCTTGAAGTCCGGGGCCTCGTTCTGAACTACTGCCATTGTCTCCGCCATTTCCTTTTTCTCCTTCTTTTTTAGTTTGTTTGCTTTAGACGGCACCTGTTGCAAAGGCCGTAAAAGTCTATATGGTTGCCTGTGGTGGTGAACTCCCTTGTCACCTCATCCGGCAGCTTAAGCGACACTGAATAATCCACGAAGACGTCGCCTATCCTTCCGCACCCGGTGCACATGATATGGTGGTGCGGGGCCGGATTGGGGTCGAAATGCTTCCTCTCCGGGTCTATCGTCACCTCCATTATCTCGCCCCTCTCCTTGAGGGCCTGGATGGTGTTGTAGACCGTGGCAAAGGAGACCGTCGGATACCTCTTTTTTATCTCGGTATAGATGTCCTCCGCAGTGGGGTGGCTGGTGTTCCCCTCCAGGAACTTGAGGATCGCGAGCCTCTGCGGCGTGAGCTTGAAACCCATCCCCCGGTACTTTCTTACTATCCTCTCCATCTCGGCTCCTTCTTGAACTAACAATTACTACTTAAGAATAATTCTAT
The genomic region above belongs to Deltaproteobacteria bacterium and contains:
- a CDS encoding RNA polymerase sigma factor RpoD/SigA — protein: MEKDDTARPVRRGRPPSTGESGEKKAGSDSVTAYFREIRKIRLLTAAEEKALARRIAKGDGEARKTLIEANLRLVVNIAKRHLNRGLPLQDLIEEGNIGLIKSAERFSASKGCKFSTYATYWIKQSIDRAVANQADTVRLPIHVSTDLARMARAERDLTSELGREPDIRELSERTGLSGRYVKKLNGITRKSYSLESPVAEDADQSLMERIVDETFPPPMEAVDMADRAEKVRKWLECLDENEKVVIRERFGLDGEEPKTLETVGREFGLTRERVRQIEAKAIGKLKRMAEETHTEYRDVA
- a CDS encoding peroxiredoxin; translation: MAETMAVVQNEAPDFKATSVMEDGSVKEIKLSDYRGKYVVLFFYPLDFTFVCPTEIISMSDRIDEFHARNAQVMGVSVDSQFSHIAWRNTPRKKGGIGEIEYPLVSDLDKSISRSYGVLVEKPGIALRGLFIIDKLGKIRHITINDLPLGRNVDEVLRVLDAIQFNEKYGEVCPANWKQGEKGMKPDQAGLEKYAEANF
- a CDS encoding transcriptional repressor — protein: MERIVRKYRGMGFKLTPQRLAILKFLEGNTSHPTAEDIYTEIKKRYPTVSFATVYNTIQALKERGEIMEVTIDPERKHFDPNPAPHHHIMCTGCGRIGDVFVDYSVSLKLPDEVTREFTTTGNHIDFYGLCNRCRLKQTN